A window of the Catenulispora sp. GP43 genome harbors these coding sequences:
- a CDS encoding FBP domain-containing protein, giving the protein MHPVTEDAIRASFANCSQGEAKRIPMPRDLAETPWSDLDFLGWRDLGAQDRAYLVTPRGDGLTGVMLRSATTRKGFLRRNLCSLCLTTHPRGGVSLMTGRKAGDAGRQGNSVGLYLCSDLACSLYIRGTKSPGAAGERMEETLKVEEQVGRMAGKLEDFLVRLGV; this is encoded by the coding sequence ATGCATCCGGTCACCGAAGACGCCATCCGAGCCAGCTTCGCCAACTGCTCCCAGGGCGAGGCCAAGCGCATCCCGATGCCCCGCGACCTGGCCGAGACCCCGTGGTCCGACCTCGACTTCCTCGGCTGGCGCGATCTCGGTGCGCAGGACCGCGCCTACCTGGTGACGCCGCGCGGCGACGGGCTGACCGGGGTCATGCTCCGCAGCGCCACGACCCGCAAGGGCTTCCTGCGCCGCAACCTGTGCTCGCTGTGCCTGACCACCCACCCCCGCGGCGGCGTGTCGCTCATGACCGGCCGCAAGGCCGGGGACGCCGGCCGCCAGGGCAACTCCGTGGGGCTCTACCTGTGTTCGGACCTCGCGTGCTCGCTGTATATCCGCGGCACGAAGTCTCCCGGCGCCGCGGGCGAACGGATGGAGGAGACGCTGAAGGTGGAGGAACAGGTGGGGCGGATGGCCGGCAAGCTCGAGGATTTTCTGGTGCGGCTCGGGGTGTAA
- the murJ gene encoding murein biosynthesis integral membrane protein MurJ, whose protein sequence is MTSDGSGLWHPDPPREDDDQRPRHAPQTGPGAPQGSDPRHVPGPGPAPQQPWTPQPEPRFDPQTGRPLPPDPRAGQGRPQGPAPQPNQPRPDHGRPAPARPGPPGNAEQPGYREQYAGPQDPYRGRDPYAGDPRQGSPNPQRGGDQYPNPGDPSRGQRPDPRGPQQYAAPSHGRQVDPRPAPGQPDQYGGAPAHSGAPSHATDPRRAQADSWQPSPPNPGTDSGHGGGQGSSHGRRPGEENRALFRDEVPGRGGDQQPPSWQAGQQDREPYGADADEDGAERDWRDDYEDAVSATRWDLSPIPTMTVAPRRANPSNLEALIPPRRGRVQGPATRGPGGPAGTGPGTREGAAYEQGVRDRTGTPTEARPQAPAEPSISRASRLMALGTLASRLTGLVRQFLLVAAIGTADVANSYTIGLNLPNMLYILIIGGALNAVFVPQLVRSMHRDRDGGSAYASRLLTLVLTGVLTLTILTELFTPQLVDLFSSFTGSNRQLAIDLGRMFMPQIFFLGLFVVLGQILNAKGRFGPMMWTPVLTNVVVIGSTGAYWYINRSNDLTPSTIPAADVRLLGLGVTLGIAVQALTMLPYIKQAGMHLTLRFDWRGHGLGKAVTLAKWTLLFVLVNQIGLAVVMRYASDVGNDGFEHWGVAAYNNAYMIWGLPQALITVSVITALLPRMSRAAVKNDLGAVRDDISYGLRVTGVAIVPAAFAFLVLGPQIAVVLFKHGGMSMDNAHIIGYMLSAFGLGLIPFSAQFLMLRGFYAFEDTKSPFTINIWISAANVALSTAVFYALKGGGEERWAVVAMCSVYGVAYCLGLAITAQKLKRRLRGLDGKRIMQTYVRLIGASAVAAGATFIVALYVNRMVGQGWLGSAVSLAVGGGLLATLFVLCARLMHVEEVEQLLGSVRAKLGR, encoded by the coding sequence ATGACGAGCGACGGCAGTGGTCTGTGGCACCCGGATCCGCCGCGCGAAGACGACGACCAGCGGCCCCGGCACGCTCCCCAGACCGGTCCCGGCGCACCGCAGGGCAGTGATCCTCGTCACGTCCCGGGCCCCGGACCCGCGCCGCAGCAGCCGTGGACGCCGCAGCCGGAGCCGCGGTTCGATCCGCAGACCGGCCGTCCGCTGCCCCCCGACCCGCGGGCCGGCCAGGGCCGCCCCCAGGGTCCGGCGCCGCAGCCGAACCAGCCGCGCCCAGACCACGGCCGCCCCGCTCCGGCCCGTCCGGGGCCGCCCGGCAACGCCGAGCAGCCCGGCTACCGCGAGCAGTACGCCGGCCCGCAGGACCCCTATCGCGGCCGGGACCCGTACGCCGGCGACCCGCGACAGGGCAGCCCGAACCCGCAGCGCGGCGGCGATCAGTACCCGAACCCCGGCGACCCCTCGCGCGGACAGCGCCCCGACCCGCGCGGCCCGCAGCAGTACGCCGCGCCCTCGCACGGCCGCCAGGTCGATCCGCGCCCGGCCCCCGGCCAGCCGGACCAGTACGGCGGCGCGCCCGCGCACAGCGGCGCCCCCTCGCACGCCACCGACCCGCGCCGGGCCCAGGCCGACTCCTGGCAGCCGAGCCCGCCCAACCCGGGTACCGATTCGGGCCACGGGGGCGGCCAGGGGAGCAGCCACGGCCGCCGCCCCGGCGAGGAGAACCGCGCCCTGTTCCGCGACGAGGTGCCGGGCCGCGGCGGCGACCAGCAGCCGCCGTCCTGGCAGGCCGGGCAGCAGGACCGCGAGCCCTACGGCGCGGACGCCGACGAGGACGGCGCCGAGCGCGACTGGCGCGACGATTACGAGGACGCGGTCAGCGCCACGCGCTGGGACCTCTCGCCGATCCCGACGATGACCGTCGCGCCCCGCCGCGCGAACCCCAGCAACCTCGAAGCCCTGATACCGCCACGTCGCGGCCGGGTGCAGGGCCCGGCGACCCGCGGCCCCGGCGGGCCGGCCGGCACCGGACCCGGCACCCGCGAGGGCGCCGCCTATGAGCAGGGCGTCCGGGACCGCACCGGCACCCCGACCGAGGCCCGCCCGCAGGCGCCGGCCGAGCCGAGCATCAGCCGCGCCTCGCGGCTGATGGCCCTGGGCACGCTGGCCTCCCGGCTGACCGGCCTGGTCCGGCAGTTCCTGCTGGTGGCCGCGATCGGCACCGCCGACGTCGCGAACTCCTACACCATCGGCCTGAACCTGCCGAACATGCTGTACATCCTGATCATCGGCGGCGCGCTGAACGCGGTGTTCGTGCCGCAGCTGGTGCGCTCGATGCACCGGGACCGCGACGGCGGCTCGGCCTACGCCAGCCGGCTGCTGACGCTGGTCCTGACCGGCGTGCTCACCCTGACGATCCTCACCGAGCTGTTCACCCCGCAGCTGGTCGACCTGTTCTCCAGCTTCACCGGGTCGAACCGGCAGCTGGCGATCGACCTGGGCCGCATGTTCATGCCGCAGATCTTCTTCCTGGGGCTGTTCGTGGTGCTCGGCCAGATCCTCAACGCCAAGGGCCGCTTCGGTCCGATGATGTGGACGCCGGTGCTGACCAACGTCGTGGTCATCGGCTCCACCGGCGCGTACTGGTACATCAACCGCAGCAACGATCTGACCCCCTCGACCATCCCGGCCGCCGACGTCCGGCTGCTGGGCCTGGGCGTCACGCTGGGCATCGCGGTGCAGGCGCTGACCATGCTGCCGTACATCAAGCAGGCCGGCATGCACCTCACGCTGCGCTTCGACTGGCGGGGGCACGGGCTGGGCAAGGCGGTCACGCTGGCCAAGTGGACGCTGCTGTTCGTGCTGGTGAACCAGATCGGCCTGGCCGTGGTCATGCGCTACGCCTCCGACGTCGGCAACGACGGCTTCGAGCACTGGGGCGTGGCGGCGTACAACAACGCCTACATGATCTGGGGCCTGCCGCAGGCCCTGATCACCGTCTCGGTGATCACCGCGCTGCTGCCCCGGATGAGCCGCGCGGCGGTGAAGAACGACCTGGGCGCGGTCCGCGACGACATCTCCTACGGCCTGCGGGTCACCGGCGTGGCGATCGTCCCGGCGGCGTTCGCGTTCCTGGTACTGGGCCCGCAGATCGCCGTGGTGCTGTTCAAGCACGGCGGTATGTCGATGGACAACGCGCACATCATCGGTTACATGCTGTCAGCGTTCGGACTGGGCCTGATCCCGTTCTCGGCGCAGTTCCTGATGCTGCGCGGCTTCTACGCGTTCGAGGACACCAAGAGCCCGTTCACCATCAACATCTGGATCTCGGCGGCCAACGTGGCGCTGAGCACGGCGGTGTTCTACGCCCTGAAGGGCGGTGGCGAGGAGCGCTGGGCGGTGGTGGCGATGTGCTCGGTCTACGGCGTCGCGTACTGCCTGGGCCTGGCCATCACCGCGCAGAAGCTCAAGCGGCGGCTGCGCGGCCTGGACGGCAAGCGCATCATGCAGACCTACGTCCGGCTGATCGGGGCCTCCGCGGTCGCGGCCGGCGCCACGTTTATCGTCGCCTTATACGTGAACCGTATGGTCGGACAGGGTTGGCTGGGCTCCGCCGTCTCGCTGGCGGTCGGCGGTGGCCTGCTCGCCACCCTGTTCGTGCTGTGCGCCCGCTTGATGCATGTGGAAGAAGTCGAGCAGTTGCTCGGCTCGGTGCGCGCGAAGTTGGGGAGGTAG
- a CDS encoding CCA tRNA nucleotidyltransferase: MHTDQQRQPEPQLDQAQRAAVTELLRVVPVLGQLADRFAAAGHSLALVGGPVRDALLGRHSDDLDFTTDARPEQVLRLVQGWAEAVWDVGIAFGTVGAQKDGAKLEITTFRSEAYDRESRKPEVAYGDSIDDDLFRRDFTVNAMAVRLTGDAGDFEFVDPYGGLGDLAAGVLRTPGTPEMSFSDDPLRMMRAARFAAQLGFDVAPEVRSAMTEMAERLTIVSAERVQVELSKLLLAPNPRAGLALLVDTGLVEFVVPELPKLRLEIDEHHRHKDVYEHTLTVLEQAVDLETDGPDLILRLAALLHDIGKPKTRRFEPGGGVSFHHHEVVGAHMTASRLRKLKYSKEIIDDTSRLVELHLRFHGYGEAEWTDSAVRRYVRDAGPLLERLHKLTRSDCTTRNRRRALMLEHAYDDLERRITELREQEELDSIRPDLDGNEIMQILGIKPGPEVGAAYKHLLELRMDRGPLDHDTAVTELRSWWAEREAERNQP, from the coding sequence ATGCACACCGACCAGCAGCGACAGCCGGAACCGCAGCTTGACCAGGCACAGCGGGCGGCGGTAACAGAACTGCTACGAGTCGTGCCGGTGCTCGGGCAGCTCGCCGATCGGTTCGCCGCCGCAGGTCACAGCCTGGCCCTGGTCGGCGGTCCGGTCCGGGACGCGCTGCTGGGCCGGCACAGCGACGACCTGGACTTCACCACCGACGCCCGGCCCGAGCAGGTGCTGCGGCTGGTGCAGGGCTGGGCCGAGGCGGTCTGGGACGTCGGCATCGCCTTCGGCACGGTCGGGGCGCAGAAGGACGGCGCGAAGCTGGAGATCACCACCTTCCGCTCCGAGGCCTACGACCGCGAGTCGCGCAAGCCCGAGGTGGCCTACGGCGACTCGATCGACGACGACCTGTTCCGCCGCGACTTCACGGTGAACGCCATGGCCGTGCGGCTGACCGGTGACGCCGGGGATTTCGAGTTCGTCGACCCCTACGGCGGTCTGGGCGACCTCGCCGCGGGCGTGCTCCGCACTCCGGGCACACCGGAGATGTCCTTTTCTGACGACCCGCTGCGGATGATGCGCGCGGCCCGGTTCGCCGCGCAGCTCGGCTTCGACGTCGCGCCGGAAGTGCGCAGCGCGATGACCGAGATGGCCGAGCGGCTGACCATCGTCAGCGCCGAGCGGGTGCAGGTCGAGCTCTCCAAACTGCTGCTCGCCCCGAACCCGCGGGCCGGCCTGGCCCTGCTGGTGGACACCGGCCTGGTCGAATTCGTGGTGCCGGAACTGCCCAAGCTGCGTCTGGAGATCGACGAGCACCACCGGCACAAGGACGTCTACGAGCACACCCTGACGGTGCTGGAGCAGGCGGTCGATCTGGAGACGGACGGCCCGGACCTGATCCTGCGCCTGGCCGCGCTGCTGCACGACATCGGCAAGCCGAAGACGCGCCGCTTCGAGCCCGGCGGCGGCGTGTCGTTCCACCACCACGAGGTCGTGGGCGCGCACATGACGGCCTCGCGGCTGCGGAAACTGAAGTACAGCAAGGAGATCATCGACGACACCTCGCGGCTGGTGGAGCTGCATCTGCGGTTCCACGGCTACGGCGAGGCGGAGTGGACGGACAGCGCGGTGCGCCGTTACGTGCGCGACGCGGGGCCGCTTCTGGAGCGCCTGCACAAGCTGACACGCTCGGACTGCACGACCCGCAACCGTCGCCGGGCCCTGATGCTGGAGCACGCCTACGACGATCTGGAGCGCCGCATCACCGAGCTGCGTGAGCAGGAGGAGCTCGACTCGATCCGCCCGGACCTGGACGGCAACGAGATCATGCAGATCCTCGGGATCAAGCCGGGACCGGAAGTCGGCGCCGCGTACAAGCATCTGCTGGAGCTGCGCATGGACCGCGGCCCGCTGGATCACGACACGGCGGTGACGGAGTTGCGGTCCTGGTGGGCCGAGCGCGAAGCCGAGCGGAACCAGCCATAA
- a CDS encoding N-acetyltransferase family protein translates to MAVTLAQAREEDLDHLAALQVRARGGTVSDWAGRIARTLRGERNAVVVARVGGEIAGYANVIHLAPHPDDGAPGGYYLMGVSVARPWRRRGVGDALTRWRMAWVGVSQRAPEVWCFVSAANPASVDLHLALGFVEVRRAPVLQGVAFDCGAGVLLRAECGC, encoded by the coding sequence GTGGCGGTCACGCTGGCCCAAGCCCGCGAGGAAGACCTCGATCATCTCGCCGCGTTGCAGGTCAGGGCGCGTGGCGGCACGGTTTCGGACTGGGCCGGCCGGATCGCGAGGACGCTTCGCGGTGAGCGGAACGCGGTCGTCGTCGCGCGGGTCGGCGGGGAGATCGCCGGGTACGCGAATGTGATTCATCTCGCACCGCATCCGGACGACGGGGCGCCCGGCGGCTACTACTTGATGGGCGTGTCGGTCGCGCGACCGTGGCGGCGGCGCGGGGTCGGAGACGCGCTGACCCGGTGGCGGATGGCCTGGGTCGGTGTCAGTCAACGCGCGCCGGAGGTCTGGTGCTTCGTGTCGGCGGCCAATCCCGCCTCGGTCGATCTGCACCTGGCGCTGGGCTTCGTGGAAGTGCGGCGGGCTCCGGTGCTGCAGGGTGTGGCCTTCGACTGCGGCGCGGGCGTGTTGTTGCGGGCAGAGTGCGGGTGCTGA
- a CDS encoding type II toxin-antitoxin system VapB family antitoxin, with translation MIFKRIGEGRPYPDHGRSFKEWAEVAPRQIRLDQLITTKRHLDLDALLSQDSTFYGDLFAHVVHWHGGYYLEDGLHRAVRAALQQRTVLHARVLDLGE, from the coding sequence GTGATCTTCAAGCGCATCGGCGAAGGGCGGCCCTACCCCGACCACGGACGCTCCTTCAAGGAGTGGGCCGAGGTGGCCCCGCGCCAGATCCGCCTGGACCAGCTCATCACCACGAAGCGTCACCTGGACCTGGACGCCCTACTGTCCCAGGACTCCACCTTCTACGGCGACCTGTTCGCGCACGTCGTGCACTGGCACGGCGGGTACTACCTGGAGGACGGCCTGCACCGGGCCGTGCGCGCCGCGCTCCAACAGCGCACGGTGCTGCACGCGCGAGTGCTGGACCTCGGGGAATGA
- a CDS encoding MFS transporter, whose translation MSDLRELLRSGLFRRLFATRLIGQFGDGVFQVALAAFVVFSPEKEATAAEVAKAFALLLVPFTIIGPFAGVFLDRWRRRQVLLYANVLRAAVVLIVAAQVLAGHSGLLFYASALAVLSANRFILAGLSAALPQAVDNERLVVANAVSPTAGTLAATIGGSVGVVVRALVGAGDSANALILVVAAVLYMAGGLVARTMPRDSLGPDATPDSSTWGELKIVARGLWEGLEHLRERKPAAAALAAITANRFCYGLTTIMVLLLFRNTFNAPADTNAGLRGFGTAVAVSGVGYFIAAFASPVILRHVAFSTWITVCLIGSAITLAASAVWWRVVPLLIGALVLGFLAQGQKICTDTTVQRNVEDSYRGRVFSLYDMLFNGAFVAAAAVAAATLPPSGKSTALLYATVAVYLLAGIAYGWFRSASRSAHQDRNSVTAVS comes from the coding sequence GTGAGTGATCTCCGGGAGTTGCTGAGGTCCGGGCTCTTCCGGCGGCTGTTCGCGACCCGCCTGATCGGCCAGTTCGGCGACGGCGTGTTCCAGGTGGCGCTGGCGGCCTTCGTCGTGTTCTCCCCGGAGAAGGAGGCCACGGCCGCCGAAGTGGCGAAGGCCTTCGCCCTGCTCCTGGTGCCCTTCACGATCATCGGGCCGTTCGCCGGGGTGTTCCTGGACCGCTGGCGGCGCCGGCAGGTGCTGCTGTACGCCAACGTGCTGCGCGCGGCGGTCGTGCTGATCGTGGCCGCCCAGGTCCTCGCCGGGCACAGCGGACTCCTCTTCTACGCCTCCGCGCTGGCGGTCCTCAGCGCCAACCGCTTCATCCTCGCGGGACTGTCCGCCGCTCTTCCACAGGCTGTGGACAACGAACGGCTCGTCGTGGCCAACGCGGTCTCCCCCACGGCCGGGACCCTGGCCGCGACCATCGGCGGCTCCGTGGGGGTCGTGGTCCGCGCTCTCGTGGGAGCCGGGGACAGCGCGAACGCGCTCATCCTCGTCGTCGCCGCCGTCCTCTATATGGCGGGCGGTCTGGTGGCCCGCACCATGCCGCGCGACTCTCTGGGCCCGGACGCGACCCCCGACTCCTCCACATGGGGCGAACTGAAGATCGTGGCGCGCGGGCTGTGGGAGGGCCTGGAGCATCTCAGGGAACGTAAGCCCGCGGCCGCGGCCCTGGCCGCCATCACGGCCAACCGCTTCTGCTACGGCCTGACGACCATCATGGTCCTGCTGTTGTTCCGCAACACCTTCAACGCCCCCGCCGACACGAACGCCGGGCTGCGCGGTTTCGGCACCGCGGTCGCGGTCTCCGGGGTCGGCTACTTCATCGCCGCGTTCGCCTCGCCGGTCATTTTGCGCCACGTGGCTTTCTCCACCTGGATCACCGTCTGCCTGATCGGCTCCGCGATCACCCTGGCCGCCTCGGCCGTCTGGTGGCGCGTCGTCCCGCTGCTGATCGGTGCGCTGGTCCTGGGATTCCTGGCTCAGGGACAGAAGATCTGTACCGACACCACAGTGCAGCGCAATGTGGAGGACTCTTATAGAGGACGAGTCTTCTCGCTCTACGACATGCTCTTCAACGGAGCGTTTGTCGCGGCGGCCGCTGTAGCCGCCGCGACGCTACCGCCGTCCGGGAAGTCGACGGCGCTCCTATACGCGACCGTCGCTGTGTACCTGCTGGCGGGAATCGCTTATGGCTGGTTCCGCTCGGCTTCGCGCTCGGCCCACCAGGACCGCAACTCCGTCACCGCCGTGTCGTGA
- a CDS encoding SigE family RNA polymerase sigma factor, which translates to MGSRADHPDTREEFREFAVASQSHLRRSAYLLCGDWHFAEDLVQMAFDRIYRHWNRVRAADNPGAYARQVVYRCFLDSRKKHLDVVPLEHLPEKASPAEPTETRLAVMEALRQLPPRTRAVVVLRYWEDMSVEQTAGILDISQGSVKSMASRGLRLLREPLAGFADASGRS; encoded by the coding sequence ATGGGAAGCCGTGCGGACCACCCGGATACGCGGGAGGAGTTCCGCGAGTTCGCTGTGGCCAGCCAGAGCCATCTGCGGCGGTCGGCCTACCTGCTCTGCGGTGACTGGCACTTCGCAGAGGACCTCGTCCAGATGGCCTTCGACCGCATCTACCGGCACTGGAACCGGGTCCGGGCCGCGGACAACCCCGGTGCCTATGCGCGGCAGGTGGTCTACCGATGCTTTCTGGACTCCAGGAAGAAGCACCTCGATGTGGTGCCCCTGGAACACCTCCCCGAGAAGGCGTCGCCGGCGGAGCCGACCGAAACACGTCTCGCGGTGATGGAAGCGCTCAGGCAACTGCCGCCTCGTACCCGCGCCGTCGTGGTGCTGCGGTACTGGGAGGACATGAGCGTGGAGCAGACCGCGGGGATCCTCGACATCTCCCAGGGCTCGGTGAAGAGCATGGCCAGCCGGGGCCTGAGGCTGTTGCGGGAGCCGTTGGCCGGGTTCGCCGACGCGTCAGGCCGATCGTGA